One Bacteroidota bacterium DNA segment encodes these proteins:
- a CDS encoding dihydrofolate reductase family protein, with protein sequence MRKIISFMHISLDGFVAGPNGEMDWIKVNDEIFDFGEKRISEGDTALYGRVTYQMMESYWPTAADKPTASRHDINHSKWYSKIHKIVLSKTMKDAGGPAGQPRLTNTTIISDNLPDRINEIKQQAGKEILLFGSPTATHSLIQLNLIDGYWLFVNPIILGRGIPLFVDIKDKIKLNLISTRPFNCGVTELNYTVDRQ encoded by the coding sequence ATGAGAAAAATAATTTCATTTATGCACATATCGCTTGACGGATTTGTAGCAGGTCCGAATGGCGAAATGGACTGGATTAAAGTGAATGACGAAATTTTTGATTTTGGAGAAAAGCGGATAAGCGAAGGCGACACTGCATTGTATGGACGGGTCACTTATCAGATGATGGAGAGCTACTGGCCTACTGCTGCAGACAAACCCACAGCGTCCAGGCACGACATCAATCATTCAAAATGGTATAGCAAAATTCACAAAATTGTTTTATCAAAAACAATGAAAGACGCGGGTGGGCCTGCCGGTCAGCCAAGATTGACGAACACAACAATAATCAGCGACAACCTTCCGGACAGAATAAATGAAATAAAACAACAGGCAGGAAAAGAAATCTTGCTTTTTGGTAGCCCGACAGCAACACATTCACTTATTCAACTGAACCTAATTGACGGCTACTGGCTATTTGTTAATCCAATTATTCTTGGACGCGGAATTCCATTGTTTGTCGACATCAAAGACAAAATAAAACTAAATCTAATTTCGACCCGACCATTTAATTGCGGGGTAACTGAACTGAATTACACAGTGGACAGACAATAA
- a CDS encoding thioredoxin family protein, with translation MAKSIFYHAGCPVCVSAEHDIVNLIGATNVEIVHIGEDRNRIAEAEKAGVKSVPALVTPNGNVLHINFGASMADVKG, from the coding sequence ATGGCAAAATCAATTTTCTATCACGCTGGATGTCCAGTATGCGTAAGTGCAGAACACGACATCGTTAACCTAATTGGTGCAACTAATGTAGAAATCGTTCACATTGGCGAAGACCGTAACCGAATTGCGGAAGCGGAAAAAGCAGGTGTAAAATCTGTTCCAGCTTTGGTGACACCAAACGGAAATGTTTTACACATCAATTTTGGTGCGTCTATGGCTGACGTAAAAGGTTAA
- a CDS encoding DUF4242 domain-containing protein produces the protein MPKYVIEREIPGAGKMTPEQLKAISQTSCGVLNKLGPQIQWVHSYVTTDKIYCIYNAPNEEMVREHAKQGGFPANSVSKVSAIIDPTTAE, from the coding sequence ATGCCAAAGTATGTAATTGAAAGAGAAATTCCAGGAGCAGGAAAAATGACTCCCGAACAATTGAAAGCAATTTCACAAACCTCTTGTGGAGTGTTAAATAAATTGGGTCCACAAATTCAGTGGGTTCACAGCTATGTAACGACTGACAAAATCTATTGTATTTATAATGCACCGAACGAAGAAATGGTTCGAGAACATGCAAAGCAGGGAGGATTTCCAGCAAATTCAGTTAGTAAGGTCTCGGCAATCATAGATCCGACAACTGCTGAATGA
- a CDS encoding HPP family protein, giving the protein MIKEKVKRSYRISKYIIYKETLVDSKEAFWSFLGAFIGIAAIGFIQSFYLEHFENVFLIGSFGATAVLIYGAIQSPLAQPRNLIGGHLISALIGVSIYKIIPEPIWLSAPLAVSISILAMQYTKTLHPPGGATALIAVLGTSKIVSLGYLYVLSPVLTGVSIMLIVALVFNNITPHRKYPTDGRFSRSIKWLVDPAKKQMNKMKSRKIK; this is encoded by the coding sequence ATGATAAAGGAAAAAGTCAAAAGAAGCTACAGGATAAGTAAATACATTATTTATAAAGAAACTCTTGTTGATAGCAAGGAAGCATTTTGGTCATTTCTTGGTGCTTTTATTGGCATTGCTGCAATTGGATTTATACAAAGTTTCTATTTAGAACATTTCGAGAATGTTTTTCTAATTGGGTCGTTTGGAGCAACTGCTGTATTAATTTATGGAGCCATTCAAAGTCCGCTTGCTCAACCTAGAAATTTAATTGGCGGTCATCTAATTAGTGCTTTAATAGGAGTATCAATTTATAAGATAATTCCTGAACCTATTTGGTTAAGTGCGCCTTTGGCTGTTTCCATTTCGATTTTGGCAATGCAATACACAAAAACACTTCATCCACCGGGCGGGGCTACTGCTTTGATAGCGGTATTAGGCACAAGCAAAATTGTATCACTTGGGTATTTATATGTTTTGTCTCCTGTATTAACAGGTGTTTCAATTATGCTTATAGTAGCCCTTGTTTTTAACAACATAACTCCTCATCGTAAATACCCTACTGACGGTAGATTTTCAAGAAGTATAAAGTGGTTAGTTGACCCAGCAAAAAAGCAAATGAATAAAATGAAATCAAGAAAAATAAAATGA
- a CDS encoding tryptophan 2,3-dioxygenase — protein sequence MSNEKIINDIETKYQQLGENPETYLKGLLHAKPINYWDYVEADTLLSLQKPRTNFKDEEIFIMYHQVTEHFLKMMVHEIKQLVYEPFNEDVWLEKLDRLNRYTNMLIGSFDVMKYGMNYDDYNTFRSSLTPASGFQSVTFRLIEIYCTRLVNLINEEGKQRISDTPTTEEYFEHIYWKDAGLNRKTGKKSLTLLQFEEKYLDRLVAMANKTKGSTLEDKVLKMQNCSEALKMKLKEFDHLYNVAWPLVHLETAQHYLDLKGENKAATGGSEWKKYLHPKFQQRKFFPTLWNNDEITNWGNNK from the coding sequence ATGAGCAACGAAAAAATCATCAATGATATTGAAACAAAATATCAGCAATTGGGGGAAAACCCTGAAACGTACCTAAAAGGATTGCTTCACGCAAAACCAATCAACTATTGGGATTATGTAGAAGCAGACACACTACTTTCTTTACAAAAACCAAGAACCAATTTCAAGGACGAAGAAATCTTTATTATGTATCATCAAGTAACGGAGCATTTCCTTAAAATGATGGTTCACGAAATAAAGCAATTGGTTTATGAACCTTTTAATGAAGATGTTTGGTTGGAAAAATTAGACCGTTTGAACCGATACACGAATATGCTTATAGGTTCGTTTGATGTAATGAAATACGGAATGAATTATGATGACTATAATACTTTTCGCAGCAGCTTAACACCAGCTAGTGGTTTTCAGTCGGTTACATTTCGCTTAATCGAAATCTACTGCACCCGCTTAGTAAATCTAATCAATGAAGAAGGCAAGCAACGAATTTCAGACACACCCACTACAGAAGAATACTTTGAGCATATTTATTGGAAAGATGCTGGATTAAATAGAAAAACCGGCAAAAAGTCACTCACCCTATTGCAGTTTGAAGAAAAGTATTTAGACCGATTAGTTGCAATGGCAAACAAAACGAAAGGCTCTACATTGGAAGATAAAGTTTTGAAAATGCAAAATTGTTCGGAAGCATTGAAAATGAAATTGAAAGAGTTTGACCATTTGTACAATGTGGCTTGGCCTTTAGTTCATTTGGAAACAGCTCAACACTACCTCGACTTAAAAGGTGAAAACAAAGCAGCGACAGGTGGCAGCGAATGGAAAAAATATTTGCATCCAAAGTTTCAGCAGCGTAAATTTTTCCCAACACTTTGGAACAATGACGAAATAACCAATTGGGGTAATAATAAATAA
- a CDS encoding cytochrome C, translating to MEEYKSKIKLFVDDEQQPIAELIPPVQFDLDTSKLTDGEHTLKLISKSPTGREGIRKIKFIVKNGPAISVEGLSDNGVVDGVIPLMINAYDKGNQKKFLIEGSETPQSIPSWLWILLIAFLGWAAFYTITNFSL from the coding sequence ATGGAAGAATATAAAAGCAAAATCAAACTTTTTGTGGATGATGAACAACAACCCATAGCGGAGTTGATTCCACCGGTGCAATTTGATTTGGACACCAGCAAATTAACAGATGGCGAGCACACATTAAAACTCATTAGCAAATCACCCACAGGTAGAGAAGGTATAAGGAAAATAAAATTTATTGTCAAAAATGGCCCTGCTATCTCCGTAGAAGGATTGAGTGATAATGGCGTAGTTGACGGAGTTATTCCGCTGATGATAAACGCTTATGACAAAGGCAATCAAAAGAAATTCCTTATTGAAGGTAGTGAAACTCCGCAAAGTATCCCGAGTTGGCTTTGGATTTTGCTCATTGCTTTTTTGGGTTGGGCAGCATTTTATACCATCACAAATTTTAGTTTGTAA
- a CDS encoding Rrf2 family transcriptional regulator, with protein sequence MFSKACEYGIRASIFIAEQSLLDRKVSLKDVAEAIESPSAYTSKILQRLSKSNIINSDKGPTGGFSMDKSELEKVKLSSIVYAIDGDTVYNGCGLGLKRCNADKPCPVHNQFKVIRDELKKMLETTAVKTLAMDFEKGLTFLKR encoded by the coding sequence ATGTTTTCAAAGGCTTGTGAATATGGTATTAGAGCTTCAATTTTCATTGCAGAGCAATCTTTGCTTGACAGAAAAGTGAGCTTAAAGGATGTGGCAGAAGCTATTGAATCGCCCTCAGCATACACCTCCAAAATTTTGCAGCGACTATCCAAAAGCAACATTATCAATTCCGACAAAGGACCAACAGGTGGTTTTTCAATGGACAAAAGTGAATTGGAGAAAGTGAAATTAAGCTCGATTGTTTATGCAATTGATGGAGATACTGTTTACAATGGCTGTGGTTTGGGTTTGAAACGATGCAATGCGGATAAACCTTGTCCTGTACACAATCAATTTAAAGTGATTAGAGACGAACTTAAAAAGATGCTTGAAACTACTGCTGTAAAAACTTTAGCAATGGATTTTGAGAAAGGCTTAACATTTTTAAAACGATAA
- a CDS encoding cytochrome c — protein MEFFDNHKKLFRTALGLFVGLTIVVAIMPAINNQDNNEPLPGYEPLSQEAYLGKKSFIANGCVACHTQQVRNVDMDNVWGSRPGIPADYAGISRIDFWTNTATLMGTERTGPDLTNIGLRQPSLAWNLLHLYQPRAVVEKSIMPAYPWLFEVKNELGEKDVEVVVPDAYRKGISGRIVATQEALQLVAYLQSLKQTPLPDGKLPMEFLYKKKEIPVVVNGNNANLPDGKLLYTNNCMSCHQANGEGLKGAFPSLKGSPIVLGDDLELFVNIIMLGYDARPEYAVMNAVGTDNNLTPEEVTAIINHEKTSWGNNAKTVTPEEVKKIMDFIKLTSNK, from the coding sequence ATGGAATTTTTCGACAATCATAAAAAACTATTCAGAACAGCACTGGGACTATTTGTTGGTCTTACAATAGTTGTTGCCATAATGCCTGCCATCAACAATCAAGATAATAATGAACCATTGCCCGGCTATGAGCCATTAAGTCAAGAAGCTTATCTCGGTAAAAAAAGTTTTATTGCCAACGGATGTGTGGCTTGCCATACACAGCAAGTAAGAAATGTAGATATGGACAATGTTTGGGGCAGCAGACCCGGAATACCAGCCGATTATGCGGGCATTTCGAGAATAGATTTTTGGACAAACACTGCTACATTAATGGGTACGGAAAGAACAGGCCCCGATTTAACCAATATAGGTTTAAGACAACCGAGCTTAGCTTGGAATTTATTGCACCTCTACCAACCCAGAGCCGTAGTAGAAAAATCAATAATGCCAGCTTACCCTTGGCTATTTGAAGTGAAAAATGAGTTAGGCGAAAAAGATGTTGAAGTAGTAGTGCCTGATGCGTACAGAAAAGGGATTAGCGGAAGAATTGTTGCCACGCAAGAAGCACTCCAATTAGTAGCGTATCTCCAAAGCCTAAAACAAACGCCACTACCTGATGGTAAATTACCTATGGAATTTTTGTACAAGAAAAAAGAAATTCCTGTGGTAGTAAATGGAAATAATGCTAACCTACCTGATGGCAAATTATTGTACACTAATAATTGTATGAGTTGCCACCAAGCCAATGGCGAAGGACTTAAAGGTGCTTTCCCATCATTAAAGGGTAGCCCGATAGTTTTGGGTGATGATCTCGAGTTATTCGTTAATATTATAATGCTTGGTTATGATGCAAGACCAGAATATGCCGTAATGAATGCAGTAGGTACGGATAATAATCTCACTCCCGAAGAAGTAACTGCCATCATCAATCACGAAAAAACAAGTTGGGGCAACAACGCCAAAACCGTAACTCCTGAAGAAGTGAAAAAAATTATGGATTTTATAAAATTAACATCTAACAAATAA
- a CDS encoding winged helix-turn-helix transcriptional regulator has protein sequence MKYSSFNLNEQNQKIESRIVVALERISEAFRVLLWNESKENSLSPIQIQILIFIYFHSLEKCKVGYLADEFNMTKATISDSVKVLLSKELVTKETDPIDTRSFSLSLTNEGKKTAKKASLFASSIEQPIEKLTSEQKTIMLNGLLKLIYDLNKSGIITIQRMCFTCSNYQLEKGVHYCKLLKSQLAENELRIDCQEHELQI, from the coding sequence ATGAAATACTCTTCTTTTAATTTAAACGAGCAAAACCAAAAAATTGAAAGTCGCATTGTTGTTGCTTTGGAACGAATTTCAGAAGCATTCAGAGTATTACTATGGAATGAAAGCAAAGAAAACTCTTTAAGCCCGATACAAATTCAAATTTTGATTTTCATTTATTTCCACTCGCTGGAAAAGTGTAAAGTAGGATATTTGGCTGATGAGTTCAATATGACAAAAGCTACAATAAGCGATAGCGTAAAAGTTTTGCTTTCAAAAGAATTAGTAACCAAGGAGACTGACCCCATTGATACTAGGAGTTTTTCGCTATCACTCACAAACGAAGGAAAAAAAACAGCAAAGAAGGCATCATTATTTGCTTCATCAATAGAACAACCCATTGAAAAACTAACATCGGAACAAAAAACAATAATGCTTAATGGATTGCTGAAATTGATTTATGACTTAAACAAATCAGGCATAATTACCATTCAAAGAATGTGTTTTACTTGCTCCAACTATCAACTTGAAAAAGGTGTTCACTACTGCAAACTTTTGAAAAGTCAACTTGCCGAAAACGAATTGAGAATAGATTGTCAAGAACACGAATTGCAGATATGA
- a CDS encoding cbb3-type cytochrome c oxidase subunit I — protein sequence METKNIFSESGIILTLLLIAIPVIVASILVIIKAKNVVKNFLKKKELEKFNEYLKNLSTEEVQKLEQRKKELEFSLSNNELAGDTTPIDAKGLIDNVSEASSLRFIEQKKKSQARPYIEPDLTKLILWYLGCATFWLLFGTTVGEYVGIKFVAPDVDHYSWLSFGRLRPVHTNAVFWGWASLAMLGLAYYVIPRVSNVPIASIKTGYRTLILVNTSVVLGSLFLMAGINNGGGEYREYIWPVMALFGIGVIISLRNFYKTIAIRTTKEIYVSNWYIISAMMFLLVIAVIAYWPSWQNGLGETIIQGYYMHQGVGMWFMLFNLGLMYYFLPQQLNKPIYSYSLGILAFWVQILFYTLIGTHHFIFSAIPWWLQTVAIVGSAGMIIPVVAGTTNFLMTFKGSWHKLSGSYTLPFYLIGIIFYFTGSLQGTAEAFKFTNLVWHFTDFTVAHSHLTMYGIICFMLWGFIYTVVPRLTGKEPPQITVGAHFWLALIGLLFYTFPLMYGSTLRGLMWMEGTKSFIESVELMAPYWLWRAIGGSLMWLSHILFAYNFYVMVKKKEEIEIPSSPKDILNAKVAIDNQEVTN from the coding sequence ATGGAAACAAAAAATATATTCAGCGAATCGGGCATTATCCTCACACTATTGCTGATAGCAATACCAGTAATTGTTGCTTCGATATTGGTAATCATTAAAGCCAAGAATGTTGTAAAGAATTTCTTGAAGAAAAAAGAACTCGAAAAATTCAATGAGTATTTGAAAAACTTAAGTACCGAAGAAGTTCAAAAATTAGAGCAACGAAAAAAGGAACTTGAATTTTCTCTTTCTAATAATGAATTAGCTGGCGATACGACACCTATTGACGCAAAAGGTTTGATTGACAATGTGAGCGAAGCGAGTTCGTTGCGATTTATTGAGCAAAAGAAAAAAAGTCAGGCAAGACCCTATATTGAACCTGATTTAACCAAACTCATTCTATGGTATTTAGGTTGTGCCACTTTTTGGTTGTTGTTTGGAACTACGGTTGGTGAATATGTTGGGATTAAATTTGTTGCTCCAGATGTTGACCATTACAGTTGGTTGAGTTTTGGAAGATTACGACCTGTACACACTAACGCTGTATTTTGGGGTTGGGCTTCATTGGCAATGTTGGGCTTGGCTTATTATGTCATTCCAAGAGTGAGCAATGTGCCAATTGCAAGTATTAAAACGGGTTATAGAACCCTCATTCTCGTAAACACTTCAGTTGTACTTGGTAGTTTGTTCCTAATGGCTGGCATCAACAATGGCGGTGGCGAATACCGGGAATACATTTGGCCAGTGATGGCGTTGTTTGGTATTGGTGTTATCATTTCGCTAAGAAATTTTTACAAAACCATAGCCATAAGAACAACCAAAGAAATTTATGTTTCTAATTGGTACATCATTTCTGCAATGATGTTTCTATTGGTGATTGCCGTAATTGCGTATTGGCCAAGTTGGCAAAATGGCTTAGGCGAAACAATTATACAAGGTTACTATATGCACCAAGGTGTGGGTATGTGGTTTATGCTTTTCAATCTCGGATTGATGTATTACTTCCTGCCTCAACAATTAAATAAACCTATATACTCTTATAGTTTAGGAATTCTGGCGTTTTGGGTGCAAATCCTTTTTTATACTTTAATAGGAACGCATCATTTCATTTTTAGTGCGATTCCTTGGTGGTTGCAAACTGTTGCCATTGTGGGAAGTGCAGGTATGATAATACCCGTTGTTGCAGGGACCACAAATTTCTTGATGACTTTCAAAGGATCTTGGCACAAACTGTCGGGCAGTTATACCCTTCCGTTTTATTTGATTGGTATCATATTCTACTTCACAGGTTCATTACAGGGAACTGCCGAAGCATTCAAGTTTACCAATTTGGTGTGGCATTTTACCGATTTTACTGTAGCTCATTCGCATCTCACAATGTATGGTATCATCTGCTTTATGCTTTGGGGTTTCATTTATACCGTTGTACCAAGATTGACAGGAAAAGAACCACCTCAAATTACCGTTGGTGCTCATTTTTGGTTGGCACTCATTGGATTGCTTTTCTATACATTCCCACTTATGTACGGTTCTACGCTCAGGGGATTGATGTGGATGGAAGGCACCAAATCATTTATTGAAAGTGTAGAATTGATGGCTCCGTATTGGCTTTGGCGTGCCATTGGTGGTTCATTGATGTGGCTTTCTCATATTTTGTTTGCCTACAACTTTTATGTAATGGTAAAAAAGAAAGAAGAGATAGAAATACCCTCTTCGCCAAAAGACATTCTAAATGCAAAGGTGGCAATAGACAATCAAGAAGTAACAAATTAA
- a CDS encoding DUF2024 family protein: MEVAVWDTYVTKKDGSVMHFDIIAPSSVKDTAVIYEYGRAYLKTKGQEGQPLTSKECRFCHVRSLQPQWEADIKKQGYFILEMENCE, encoded by the coding sequence ATGGAAGTAGCAGTTTGGGACACCTATGTAACTAAGAAAGATGGTAGCGTAATGCACTTTGACATTATTGCACCATCATCAGTAAAAGACACTGCCGTTATTTACGAATATGGCAGAGCATATCTGAAAACTAAAGGGCAAGAAGGGCAACCTTTGACATCAAAAGAATGCAGGTTTTGCCACGTTAGAAGTTTGCAACCACAATGGGAAGCCGACATAAAAAAACAAGGCTATTTTATTCTTGAAATGGAAAACTGCGAATAA
- the ric gene encoding iron-sulfur cluster repair di-iron protein has translation MNIQENNIIGELVAQDYRAASVFKKYGIDFCCQGNRTIQDACEAKEIDASSVVTDLIEANKATLESTIDYQSWPIDLMADYIEKKHHRYVEDKTQEIKPYLDKICRVHGDRHPELLEINEHFNATASELAAHMKKEELILFPFVRKMAKVKQENTKLEAPHFGTVENPIQMMMHEHTTEGERFRKIEALSNNYTPPADACNTYRVTFSLLKEFEADLHLHIHLENNILFPKAIELEQHLKNA, from the coding sequence ATGAATATTCAAGAAAATAACATCATCGGAGAATTAGTGGCACAAGATTACCGTGCTGCTTCAGTTTTTAAAAAATATGGTATCGACTTTTGTTGTCAAGGTAACAGAACAATTCAAGATGCTTGCGAAGCAAAAGAAATTGACGCATCTTCGGTAGTAACCGATTTAATCGAAGCAAATAAGGCAACTTTAGAAAGCACCATCGATTATCAATCTTGGCCTATAGACCTTATGGCGGATTACATAGAGAAAAAACATCATCGCTATGTGGAAGACAAAACGCAAGAAATAAAACCTTATCTCGACAAAATTTGCCGAGTGCACGGTGACCGTCATCCTGAGCTTTTAGAAATCAATGAACACTTTAATGCGACTGCCAGTGAATTAGCAGCTCATATGAAAAAAGAAGAATTGATTTTGTTTCCATTTGTTAGAAAAATGGCAAAGGTGAAACAGGAAAATACTAAACTAGAAGCACCACATTTTGGCACGGTAGAAAATCCTATTCAAATGATGATGCACGAACATACTACCGAAGGAGAACGCTTTAGAAAAATAGAAGCCCTGAGCAACAACTACACGCCACCGGCAGATGCTTGCAATACCTATCGAGTGACATTTTCCTTGTTAAAAGAATTTGAAGCTGATTTGCACTTGCACATTCATTTAGAAAACAACATCTTGTTTCCTAAAGCCATTGAACTTGAACAACATTTAAAGAATGCCTAA
- a CDS encoding hemerythrin domain-containing protein → MPNPIKRNEALKPLSRDHHHGLLLCWKIRQGIKLNIEPERIKKYLDWFWMSYLKPHFEIEEQYVFPILGNENELVKQALAEHRRLKRLFENEGELSKTNSLIEEELEKHIRFEERVLFNAIQSVASSEQLIQIEIDCEDKCFYENLSDPFWE, encoded by the coding sequence ATGCCTAATCCTATTAAAAGAAACGAAGCCCTTAAACCTTTAAGCCGTGACCACCATCACGGCTTATTGCTCTGCTGGAAAATTAGGCAAGGTATCAAACTGAATATCGAACCTGAAAGGATAAAAAAGTATTTGGATTGGTTTTGGATGAGTTATTTAAAGCCACATTTTGAAATTGAAGAACAGTATGTGTTCCCAATTTTAGGAAATGAAAATGAGTTGGTCAAACAAGCACTTGCCGAACACCGAAGGTTAAAACGACTTTTTGAAAATGAAGGTGAACTTTCCAAAACCAATAGTTTGATTGAAGAAGAACTAGAGAAGCATATTCGCTTTGAAGAACGGGTACTTTTTAACGCAATACAGTCAGTAGCAAGCAGTGAGCAATTGATCCAAATAGAAATTGATTGTGAAGATAAGTGTTTTTATGAAAACCTATCAGATCCTTTTTGGGAATGA
- a CDS encoding 2Fe-2S iron-sulfur cluster binding domain-containing protein, which yields MTRSTIKITVLENGTEQTIKTYKGEYRNLMELLKDTLYFDCFGECGGMGRCATCIIHVTGLQGSSVIKDRNEPVTLARYGFEDNPSIRLSCQLLVSADLDGAIVSVLEEN from the coding sequence ATGACGAGAAGTACCATAAAAATTACCGTTCTTGAAAATGGGACAGAACAAACCATTAAAACCTACAAAGGTGAGTATAGAAATTTAATGGAATTGTTAAAGGATACACTCTATTTTGATTGTTTTGGCGAGTGTGGCGGAATGGGCAGGTGTGCTACTTGCATTATACACGTAACTGGATTACAAGGAAGTTCAGTAATAAAAGATAGGAATGAACCTGTAACACTTGCAAGATATGGTTTTGAAGATAATCCAAGCATTCGACTTTCTTGTCAATTATTAGTTTCGGCAGATTTGGACGGGGCAATAGTTTCGGTTTTAGAAGAAAATTGA
- a CDS encoding GNAT family N-acetyltransferase: protein MMTNNNLNIKLRPTEVSDLIFLFQFQLDKEGAYLAAFMPQNHTDKSAYLNKHIKLLDDPKVNNQTILLDNIIVGSIAKFVMEGDAEITYWIDRNLWGQGIATKALNKFLTIETSRPMFGRVAFDNIGSQKVLEKCGFVKIGTDKGFASARQTEIEEYIYKLT from the coding sequence ATGATGACAAACAATAATCTGAATATTAAACTTAGACCAACAGAAGTTTCAGACTTGATCTTTTTGTTTCAATTTCAGCTGGACAAAGAAGGTGCTTACCTGGCTGCTTTTATGCCTCAAAACCATACAGACAAATCCGCATACCTGAACAAACACATAAAGTTGTTGGATGACCCGAAGGTAAATAATCAAACGATCCTTCTTGACAATATTATTGTGGGAAGTATTGCTAAGTTTGTAATGGAAGGTGATGCAGAAATTACGTATTGGATTGACAGAAACCTTTGGGGGCAAGGCATTGCCACAAAAGCTCTAAATAAATTTCTTACCATTGAGACTTCAAGACCTATGTTCGGGCGGGTTGCATTTGACAATATTGGTTCACAAAAAGTTTTAGAAAAATGTGGTTTTGTTAAAATCGGCACCGACAAAGGTTTTGCAAGTGCACGGCAGACAGAAATAGAAGAATATATTTATAAACTAACTTGA
- a CDS encoding YggS family pyridoxal phosphate-dependent enzyme, whose amino-acid sequence MSFIIENIATIKGRIRAAAEFSGRNSTEIKLLLATKTVSTTNIINALETGETLIGENKVQELKEKFEALKVIPHQTHFIGHLQTNKVKEVTKYADCIQSVDRLELAEKLQKRLEFEDRTIDVFIQVNTSYEESKFGVSPENTLIFAQQVKQLDRLNIKGLMTIGLFSAETEKVRKCFQLLKNIQIRMLDKDLPVYDLSMGMSNDLETAIEEGSTIIRVGTAIFGKRPYPDSYYWNDNKETNPQV is encoded by the coding sequence ATGAGCTTCATAATCGAAAACATAGCAACCATTAAGGGTAGAATAAGAGCAGCAGCCGAATTTTCAGGCAGAAACTCAACAGAAATCAAACTCCTATTAGCAACTAAAACAGTTTCGACTACAAATATTATTAACGCCTTGGAAACAGGTGAAACGCTTATTGGAGAAAATAAGGTGCAGGAACTCAAAGAGAAATTTGAAGCACTAAAAGTTATCCCACACCAAACCCATTTCATCGGACATCTTCAAACTAATAAAGTCAAAGAAGTTACGAAATATGCTGACTGCATACAATCGGTTGACAGGTTGGAATTAGCTGAAAAATTGCAAAAGAGATTAGAATTTGAAGATAGAACCATAGATGTTTTTATTCAAGTAAACACTTCGTATGAAGAAAGTAAGTTTGGTGTTTCACCCGAAAATACTTTGATTTTTGCTCAACAAGTCAAACAACTTGACAGACTAAATATTAAAGGTTTAATGACCATCGGACTTTTTTCTGCGGAAACAGAAAAAGTTCGCAAATGCTTTCAATTACTAAAGAACATTCAGATACGAATGTTAGATAAAGACTTACCTGTTTACGACTTATCAATGGGAATGAGTAACGATTTAGAAACAGCCATAGAAGAAGGCTCAACGATTATTCGTGTTGGAACTGCAATATTCGGCAAACGACCTTATCCAGACAGCTATTATTGGAATGACAACAAAGAAACCAACCCACAGGTGTAA